The Danio aesculapii chromosome 7, fDanAes4.1, whole genome shotgun sequence DNA window ttgtaaatgcattaactaacttgAACTGATGGACCATTATTCTGAAGTTTTACCAATTAATTTCTTTGACGCTAAACTTTAgactgattattttttttttttttatttattattttgcatgcCCAATGTAAAATGCTATACATTTAAATCCTTAtgcagtagagctgcacaatttatCAGAAAATAATTATCACGATAATAGTATCTGCAATATCCATTTCGCAGagaagtgcaataaattaaattatttttttgtgctgtgtttcccagtgatgggttgcagctggaagggcatccgctgcgtaaaacatatgctggataagttcattccactgtggcgacccctgattaataaggggactgacccagaaagaaaatgaatgaaagaatttgtgtgctgcatgcatTTTATTGTTAATCCAAATTTTTCCTGTACAATTTTTATCCCCACCTCTCCAGTAAATGCTGTagataaatgttaataaaatgattatttttatccatttctcactAAATATAGGAAATTGATAACAGCCAATAAGAATTAAAATTTCCTCTGAGGAAATTTACACCTTGATATAGTTTTTATTAGcccagaaaaatatatattacctgtttattttagtatcattatatgaaaaaattattttgtaaaaaaataatatagcatAAAATTCATCATATTCATTCAAAATATCATTTTGCAAGTTAGTTATATCATGAGAAATATCATTATCTCAACGCttaacaatattgcatattttcccagtataaCGCTGCCTTATTATGCATTTAAAGTGATAACTTACCCcaaaaatgtagattttgtcatcatttactcagcctcaatcctttatgaatttctttcttctgttgaacacaaaagaagatattttgaagaatgttaaaagcCTGTAAtagtataaatgttttataaataaaaacatccatagtatttatttttcctactatggatgtcaatagctgctGGTTTCCAgtgttcatcattcattcattttcttttcgacttagtccctttgttaatccggggtcgccacagcggaatgaaccgcaaacttatccagcacatgttttacgtagcggatgcccttgcagctgcaacccatctctgggaaacatccatacacactcattcacactcatacactatggacaatttagcttacccattttacctgtaccgcatgtctttggacctgtgggggaaaccagagcacccggaggaaacccatgcgaatgcagggagaacagaaacaccagctgacccagctgaggctcaaaccagcgaccttcttgctgtgaggcgacagcactacctactgcgccactgcgtcacccacagTGTTCTTCAGAATATTAAAAAGAACAATTTTTTGCACATAGTCAGTCAATTTTCATCGtcagctatccctttaaatgtgaatGCTGAAAAGTAAACATACTGCATTTGTTCGTTCCTTTTTGCTCACCAACAATTCTCAGTATGTATTTTCATAAAAGATTTAATATTTCTCACGTCAGCAGAACAGGTAATCACCTGAAATCTATCGATAAAGAGAAAAGCATGTACTCGATGAACCTGTTCTGACTGTGTAGAGACGCAGCGTTGATGCTAATCTCCTGTCTCTTTACGTGTATACGTGTGTTTGGCCACTGTCGACTCTATAAATCACAGTCAGACTCTCAAAAGCACTCAGTCTCGTCTTCAACCTCGTCCTCGACGTCTGTCTTTTTCATCTCCCTCCTCACTCACGGTAAGAACTGCACTCAATGGGTTTCATAACAAGAGCTAATACCTTTTCATTACATGCATTATTTCTCTTTATAACCATTATTTGATTTGTGTTAACAGAGCTCAAGTCATCATGGCTACTAAGATGGTCATTCAGCAGCCTAAGCCACTAGTTTTGGCTCCTGGTTCAGATCAGTGGTCCACCAGCATATGTGAATGCGACAACCTCCATGATTGTGAGTACTTTTCATGCCTTCATGTGACATTAGTGAAGCTCAATAATGTGTATGTaattgtgttatgtgtgtgtggtgaCTGATTTACTTGTGCGACAGGTTGTTTTGCGGTCTGGTGTTCTCCGTGTTTCGCCTGCATCACAGCCCAAGATCATGGAGAATGTCTCTGTCTGCCTCTGTTGGACAGTTTCGGCCTCTTCCCACCAATCACTATGGCCATGAGAGTGTCTGTCCGACGCACCTACGGGATTGAGGTAAACACTTTGGATTCGACTTCAAAAAATGCTTcagttcatttttgttttcagtcaAAATGTCTTGacatcattaaaacaaacaaattaaatgataaatgttaGCAAAAAgacttgtttttacacaattaaACATGCAGTAAGTGTTAATTAGAAGtagtacattttaataatgtttcatttaaatgaattgtttaatgttttgCTCTTCAGGCAAGAGTGTAATAACATTTTTGCttcataaaagtgttttttttcagtgaaactaATAGATTATTAATCTAATTAATCCAATAAACTTGACAAAATagtgtttttatataatatatctgcAATTTATTAACTCTTTCAATTTATAGATGCAAATATTAAAGAAGTAttgaaatattataacaaattttcatatattttatatagatatACTTGTATAACAACATACAAGAAAAAACTATATTGATGCAGTTTAACTCAATTAATTTATAGATACAaatataaaaagttttatttacaaTATGAATTTCATGCAAGAAAACATGCAAGATGCATAAATAACATGCAagaaaaaatgttgattttaaaatgaattagttGTGAGATTGAATATTATAAGCTAGTATTATGCTTGAGATATatacttgaattgaattactaATATGCTTGATGTATCATTCTGATGATGTTccatctctctctgtgtctccatAACAGGACTCGATCTGCAATGACTGCGTGCTGTCCTTCTGCTGCGGTCCATGCTCTTACTGTCAGATCAGACGCGAACTGAAGTCTCGCAATCACCCGGTCAGCCTCTTCTGCAACAAAGCCAAATAAAGCACTTGACCagcatcaatcatcatcatcatctttaacCCCAactaatgaaatcaaataaacttTGTAAGCATATTGGGAAAGTGTAAAGCTCACTGTTTGGAATTCAGTACTGACCCGAGGAGTAGTGTGTGGACTTCATCTGTCGCCAGATAAGGAATGAAGACTGAAAATGCTTGGctaaaaaaatatgcaatatttatactttagtaataataatatgaatgtgttATTAGGCTTTGAGCTCAATGGTACTCTGTTTATATCAACTGTGATATAATTACTTGTTTGTAAAGTCCTTGTTCATTGTTGTTTCGATGCTTTTAGtttagaatattttttaatatattttgtcattgcacatgtgttgaaataaaaagaATTGTGATAAACTGTACACATTTTGTATGTTTCATTGTTTCCAATAATTCAGGATAAGTCATAAACCTGTGTGTGTATACATTCATTACAAACAAATTGGGGAaagatattcatttttaattatacactgtaaaacgttcttgctgccttacattttttagttgaataaaatgaacttttctagacatctcaacttacatcaatcaaactgactaaaaatattaggttaaacttctttgtataacttaaatgtTGTTGAAACCGGATTAACttaataaaacaagttaaagcaacataaaatatcTGTATAGTCTTGAAATTTCATCTTCAAAAGTATCATTACTGTATTATTCCACTAAAATGGTTCCATTAGTTTATGCTAGATAATAAATTATGTATGAACCTTGATGCAAAGCTTTACTAATAATTGTTCGCATCTACTAATGCAGTTTTAAAATCCAAAATTGTGCTTGGCACATTGTGCGTTaaaaaactaacaatgaacaactttattttcattaacattaacaaagatgaaaaaagattgtttgttcatgttaacaaattaactaaaatacgtgtaaaataattaatattttaataataagtgtaattgttttatgttaataatacgttttattatttgattccaaatgatgaaaaaaaatatttcaaagtttATTTTGGTGGGAAACTTCTCTTTTGTAATGCTTTTCTTCTGTTAACCATAGATTTGAAATGCAACCTTGGTAAGGTGTTTTCACGTGTTGCGGtttaaaatgcacattataagTGATTCAAACTCACAGGACTTGCACTTGAGTTTGTGTGGATGATTTTTGCTTCAAGATACATTTGATTCATTTTAAACAGTCATCTCAGTCTTGTGCCTCAAATCACACACTGATATTTACAATTTGATAGTCACAATAAACCTATAGTGCATTCCAAGGAATTGCTGGAATTAATAATTGCTAGAATGAATAAAATCCTACATAGAAAACtagtatttataattatatttacgAACATCATTTTTGGCACTCATATGTGGTACATTTTTGCAGGTCACTTTATGTATcttccttatttatttaaaaaaaatcttaaaatggaTTATGTCTGTCAAAGTCTCTTCAAACGGTAGAAACATCTTAAAGTATCAACATTTAAGTTTTGTGTCATTTTTGGTTTCTATAATCTCTGTTTTAATTAACCTAgtgtaaaaagtttttaaaaagtcagtTTTAATTGCTATAAATTGTGAAACAACAGTACATTTTTTGTCTTAAATGACATTCATGTATGTTCATGTTTTAAACACATGGCAACCTTCTCTTTACTTTACCAGATTTACTTCagttcaaaatataatataaaattcagtacagtattttgtgttatttagtcattttcatCAGAAAGGAGAGcacatgattttatttatttatttatttttgtattctgtTATTTTAACAGAAACCcgtacattaatatttattata harbors:
- the ponzr3 gene encoding plac8 onzin related protein 3, producing MATKMVIQQPKPLVLAPGSDQWSTSICECDNLHDCCFAVWCSPCFACITAQDHGECLCLPLLDSFGLFPPITMAMRVSVRRTYGIEDSICNDCVLSFCCGPCSYCQIRRELKSRNHPVSLFCNKAK